The DNA segment CTATTTCGATAAAAAGGCCAAGGCTTGGGCTGCGATGACCTGGTCCGAATATGAACAGTCTGTACGCAAGGTTGCTGGGTGGCTGGTAAAGCAGGGCGTAAAAAAAGGCGATGCCGTCGCCATCATGAGTAGCAACAGACCAGAGTGGATCATCACTGACCTCGCGATCTTTATGATTGGGGGTGTTTCCATTCCGATCTACTCGACCTCGACGACCAAGGACACTAACTACATCCTCGAGCACAGCGAGGCTAAGGTCATTTTTTATGACGAAGAAAGCCGCGTCAAGGACGTCAAGTGCCCATCGCTTAAAGTTTGTTTCGACGGTGGAGAACTAGCGGCCATTTTGAAGTCCGATGTGACGCCTCTGGCACAGGCTGCCACCGTCAAATCAGACGACGTCGCAACTATCGTTTACACTTCAGGCACAACGGGTCTGCCCAAAGGCGTCGTGCACACACACGGCACCATTATGGCTGCCATCGACGTGGCTAGGTCCATACTCGCTGAGGGACGTACCGAACCCGATCGCTTCTTCTCTTTTTTGCCGCTATCGCATGTGGCGGAGCGGCTCCTCATTGAATTTGGGTCCATTGCCTTTGGCGACGAGGTCGTCTTTGCGCGCAGCGTCGACACCATTGTCGAAGATCTCCAGCTTTATCCCCCGACCCTCCTGCTTTGCGTGCCGCGTCTTTGGGAGCGTATCTACGAGCGCATTACCAACGGTCTTAAAGATGCCAGTCCAGTGAAACGGGGTGTCTTTAAATTGGCGAAGTTTGCCGGATCTGCAAGGTGCGACGGAGGTACCATCGTCAAAGCGTACGATAGTAAACGACGCGCTAAGCTCGCGGATAAACTGGTGGGACAAAAATTGCGTGAAAAATTAGGCATGCATAAAGTGCGCTACTTTTTCACGGGAGCTGCACCAATTCGGCCAGACATCATGAGGTTTTTTGCTGCCTTCGGGATTTTCATTCGTGAGGTTTACGGCTTAACGGAAAATCTTTGTCTTGGCGTTTACACGAGCGCTGAGCAAATTGTCGTTGGTAAGGCCGGTAAACTGTTTCCTCTCAACGAAGTAAAAATTGCTGATGATGGTGAAATTCTGTTTCGGGCGCCTTACATCTTCAAGGGGTATTTCAAGAATGACGAGGCTACCCGCGAAGCGCTACTCCCCGGCGGATGGTTTGCCACAGGGGATTTTGGCGCGATCGATGCCAAAGGTAATTTGCAGATAACCGGTCGTAAGAAAGAGCTACTCAAAACCTCTACTGGTAAATACGTGGCACCCGTCGCCATCGAAAACGAGCTGAAAAAAGAACCAGCCATCGCCGAGGCTATGGTGGTTGGTGACAACCAAAAGTATTGCATTGCCCTAGTGGTCATAAACACAGAAGTGGTGACGACGGAGGCCGTGGAAGCGCGCCTACTCGATCACCTTGATGCGATCAATAAGGAACTGGCCCGTCACGAATCGATTAAAAAAATCGGCGTCTTGACCGACACGTTTACCGTCGAAAACGGAATGTTGACACCCACCATGAAACTCAAACGCAAGGTGGTGACATCGCATTACCAGCCCTTTATCGACCGCATATACGAGGGTAACGACGTCGTCGTTTTTGAGTGATTTAGGAAGTCATCGGATCACGTCGTACCAAATTAAGAGTGCAACCTTCGGCTGATTGCATTACACTCGGCTCGCTCGTATCTATTTTCCTCAGTAATAGCGAAGGTTTAGCTCTCATGCAGACGCACCCACGTGCCCGAATTGTTGGTACTGGTATGTACGTTCCTCCGGACGTCTATACTAACAAAGACCTAGAAAAGATGATGGATACCTCCGACGAGTGGATCCAGCAGCGCACTGGGATTAAAGAGCGGCGTTATGCTAAGCCTGGCATCGGACCAGCGGATCTGGCGCTTGAGGCCTCGCGCGCGGCGCTGACGATGGCAGGTCTGAAGGCCACCGATCTAGACTTGATCGTGTTTGCGACGCTTAGCCCGGATTATTTCTTCCCCGGATCAGGTGCCTTTTTGCAGGATTATCTGGGTTGTGGGCCAATCCTTGCACTTGACGTGCGCGGGCAATGCTCGGGCTACATTTATGGGCTAAAGGTAGCCTCCGCTTTTATCGAGTCCGGTCAGGCTCAGCGGGTGCTTTTGGTCGGTGCTGAGTGTCATTCGCGCGGCATCAACTTAACAACTGAGGGGCGCGATGTTGCCGTACTGTTTGGTGATGGTGCGGGGGCCACGGTCCTCGTCCCGGAGACCAGTCCAGAGCATGGCGTCCTGAGTGTGGAAGCCCACACGGACGGAGCCTATCGCGAGGTGCTTAAGCTCGAGACGCCTAGTTTCAAGCAATGGCCTGCCATCACTAAGGAGAACCTGGACAAGGGCATGCAATTCCCGCAAATGGACGGCCGCAATGTCTTTAAGCATGCCGTGACGCTCATGCCTGAGGTGGTTAGTAGCGTACTCGCGAAGCATCAGGTGAGCCCTGACGATGTTAAGCTGTACCTCTTCCATCAGGCTAACATGCGCATCAACGAAGCAGTATTGAAACAGCTGGGACAACCCCTAGCTAAGACTCACAATAACATCGAGCGGTATGGCAACTGCTCGGCGGCGTCAGTGCCTATGTGTTTGGACGAGGCCGTACGTGGTGGTCGTCTCGAGCGCGGCGATCTGCTGTCGATGACGGCCTTTGGTGCAGGGTTTACCTGGGGATCAGCCTTAGTGCGATGGTAAGAGTAATTACTGGGTAACTGTTAATTTCCTATTTAACTAAAGTTTTTTGCTGATTTTGCCGATAACGCAACGACTGTCGGGGTTGTTGTGCAATAGAGGAGTGGCAAATGATCGGCAAGTGGAGTGTGGTTGCGGCCGTTTTAGGTCTTGTAAGTGCCTGCGGCGGCAGTAGTTTTAGCGGAGAGTCGGGTACAGTCCCGGGGCGTAAACAGCCGGCAAAATTGCCGGAGCTAGGGTCTACAGCCAAGCTGCCTGAGCTTGGCGACCCAGCGGTGGGCCCTGGCCTGGATGTAGGTAGCGACGGGACCCTAAACAAATGTCCGTCTAAAGCTCAAAAAGTTCTGGTGATTGATCTTAAATCTGGCTGGTGGTCTGGCGACGGCGGTAACTTTGTTTATCGTATCGGTAACGGACTGACACAGGCCTGCGGCACTTCGGTTTCTATCGAGTACCATCACTTTATCCTAGCTAAGTTAACCCTGGCGGGAGCTTTATTTGGCGCAACAAACGGATCTGCGCCTGAGATCACTAATATGCAGCTCAAGGCTCCCGAGAGCCCGACTTTGACTCAAGGTAGCAACAAATTTGAGCAGGCGTTCGGTGATCCGACATTCACCTCGTACACTCAGATCTGGCTCCTATCTGGTTCGTCGGCAGATCCAGCCGACTTAAAGGCGAACCACCCTTTCTTTGTTGAAATCACCAAGCGCATGGCGACAACTAAAGCAAATATCTTTATTGGCGCCGGTTATGGCTCCATCACCCACGCAGCAGCCGTTGCTGACGCTCGGGGCCTCGGCGCATCCTTTGCCACAGCGCTACCCGAGGGGAATATTCTGAACCCTATGGCTCAAGTGCTACTCGACAGCTCCATCGGTGCTGACAAGTTTGACGAGGGTCATGTGCTCCTTAAGGGTATGACTTCGATTGCTGACAGCCTCACGATTGCAGGCGTTAAAGCGCATGGCGACGCCATCCAGGACAAGGGCGGCATCCAAATCCTTGCGACTGATGGTCTTGGTCAGGCTACCTTAGCCGTCGGCAAGAGTGAGGCAAACGGCGCCCGTTTTGTCCTCGATGGAGATTTGCCGCGCTACTACGCGGCCTGGACGAATCAGAGTCCTGACACTATGAAGCTGCTGCAAAATATCATGGTATATCTCGCGCAGTGATCCAGGATTGGGGCTAATCGTTGTACCATAGATAGATGACGCCCAACGATCCAGTTGTACTTTACGATGCTGCCTGTCCGATGTGTCGGACCCTGGCAGCATTTGTCACGCGCCGCAGTGGACTCACTACGGTCGCTTGGCAGGATTTTAGCGTGAGCGAGCGCGGCCGTTCCGTTCTCCCCGAGGGACTGCGCGATGCGCCAGCAGATCGGCTCCGTGTCTTGACCGGGGAATCACTTCTTGAGGGCGAAGATGCCTGGTCTTACCTCATAAGCAATTGGCAGGATCTTTCTCATCTCGACTGGCTCGCTTCCCGCACGGGGCTCAGGCAGCCAGTCGTCCGTTCTGTGGCAAAAGCCGGTCACCTACTCAAGCGTCTTTGTCTGCGTTGTCCCACATAAAAGTAATCGTCGCTAGTCCGAATGACCCCCAGCTAAGGAGCATCGCGCCGTGATTTCCCCTCGGTCTCATGACTTTGCCTCGCCCGATAAAAGTAAGATGCAGGCCCTTCCCGTTGACTGTATCAAGGATAATAGCACCACCGACTTTGACCTCTATGTAGAGGCTGCAGGGATGTTGACCTTGTACGCGCAGGCCGAGTACCGATGGAGTCGGGACGAACTAAGTCGTTTAGTAGCAAGTGGGCATCAGCAGCTATTTTATCCGACGGTTCATAAACCACGAGCCGAAGTTTATCTAAAACTGCACAGGCTTGCTTCTTTAGATACGGAAAGCCATCCGCGACTCCGGATTGTCAATCTAACTGCAGCAGCTGCAGAAATGACTAGGGTCCTCTACGATCACGAGATCACTCCGTCAATCATCGCGCGCACCGGTGAGATTGCCCACGCTATGGTCAACTGCATCAAGGCGGATCCCCTATGCATCACGGCTCTCGGCCTTTTGGTGAATCATGACGAGTACACCTACTATCATAGCGCTAGAGTCGCTGCCTATGGACTGGCCATCGCGGTTTTTATGGGGGAATCCGACGAACACAAATTGCGCGACTTAGCGCTGGGATCTCTCCTTCATGATGTTGGTAAAAGCAAGATTGAGCGCGGTATTCTTGGTAGAAAGGGAGCGTTAGGACCGAAGGAATGGGTGGAGATAAAAAAACATCCAGAATACGGAGCTGCCATGCTGGAAGCCTCCGGCTTAGGACTGGTACCGCAGCAGATCATCCTGCACCATCACGAGCGCTTTGATGGTACCGGTTATCCTCATCAACTGACGGATAAAGAAATATTGGAAGAGGTCAAGATCGCTGCGTTTGCGGATGTATTCGATGCCCTGACCACGAATCGTCCCTATCAGGTGACGCGGACTCGTTTTGAGGCGTTGGCCCTCATTCGTGATAGGTTACTTCC comes from the Deltaproteobacteria bacterium genome and includes:
- a CDS encoding long-chain fatty acid--CoA ligase gives rise to the protein MAQSYQQLALMFLDNASRAPKAVAFRYFDKKAKAWAAMTWSEYEQSVRKVAGWLVKQGVKKGDAVAIMSSNRPEWIITDLAIFMIGGVSIPIYSTSTTKDTNYILEHSEAKVIFYDEESRVKDVKCPSLKVCFDGGELAAILKSDVTPLAQAATVKSDDVATIVYTSGTTGLPKGVVHTHGTIMAAIDVARSILAEGRTEPDRFFSFLPLSHVAERLLIEFGSIAFGDEVVFARSVDTIVEDLQLYPPTLLLCVPRLWERIYERITNGLKDASPVKRGVFKLAKFAGSARCDGGTIVKAYDSKRRAKLADKLVGQKLREKLGMHKVRYFFTGAAPIRPDIMRFFAAFGIFIREVYGLTENLCLGVYTSAEQIVVGKAGKLFPLNEVKIADDGEILFRAPYIFKGYFKNDEATREALLPGGWFATGDFGAIDAKGNLQITGRKKELLKTSTGKYVAPVAIENELKKEPAIAEAMVVGDNQKYCIALVVINTEVVTTEAVEARLLDHLDAINKELARHESIKKIGVLTDTFTVENGMLTPTMKLKRKVVTSHYQPFIDRIYEGNDVVVFE
- a CDS encoding ketoacyl-ACP synthase III; protein product: MQTHPRARIVGTGMYVPPDVYTNKDLEKMMDTSDEWIQQRTGIKERRYAKPGIGPADLALEASRAALTMAGLKATDLDLIVFATLSPDYFFPGSGAFLQDYLGCGPILALDVRGQCSGYIYGLKVASAFIESGQAQRVLLVGAECHSRGINLTTEGRDVAVLFGDGAGATVLVPETSPEHGVLSVEAHTDGAYREVLKLETPSFKQWPAITKENLDKGMQFPQMDGRNVFKHAVTLMPEVVSSVLAKHQVSPDDVKLYLFHQANMRINEAVLKQLGQPLAKTHNNIERYGNCSAASVPMCLDEAVRGGRLERGDLLSMTAFGAGFTWGSALVRW
- a CDS encoding DUF393 domain-containing protein, producing the protein MTPNDPVVLYDAACPMCRTLAAFVTRRSGLTTVAWQDFSVSERGRSVLPEGLRDAPADRLRVLTGESLLEGEDAWSYLISNWQDLSHLDWLASRTGLRQPVVRSVAKAGHLLKRLCLRCPT
- a CDS encoding HD domain-containing protein yields the protein MISPRSHDFASPDKSKMQALPVDCIKDNSTTDFDLYVEAAGMLTLYAQAEYRWSRDELSRLVASGHQQLFYPTVHKPRAEVYLKLHRLASLDTESHPRLRIVNLTAAAAEMTRVLYDHEITPSIIARTGEIAHAMVNCIKADPLCITALGLLVNHDEYTYYHSARVAAYGLAIAVFMGESDEHKLRDLALGSLLHDVGKSKIERGILGRKGALGPKEWVEIKKHPEYGAAMLEASGLGLVPQQIILHHHERFDGTGYPHQLTDKEILEEVKIAAFADVFDALTTNRPYQVTRTRFEALALIRDRLLPNLHQESYNAMVELLAGKIRKYA